The following coding sequences are from one Streptococcus sp. NPS 308 window:
- a CDS encoding threonine/serine exporter family protein: protein MTLTSILLQAVASLLAIITFLIVLNVQRSMLLPGGILGMGVWLLYLVLKEPTNVIVATFIAAVIGSCISQILSIVYKTPAVVFVLAILAPLVPGYLSYRTTAFFVTGDYSHALASATLVVMLALVISIGMASGTVILKLYYYIRKQRGISS, encoded by the coding sequence ATGACTCTAACAAGTATTTTACTCCAAGCGGTGGCGAGTTTACTCGCCATTATCACCTTTTTAATCGTACTGAATGTCCAACGCTCCATGCTCCTACCTGGTGGTATTTTGGGAATGGGCGTTTGGCTCCTCTATCTTGTTCTAAAAGAACCAACCAATGTTATTGTCGCAACCTTTATCGCAGCAGTAATTGGCTCTTGTATCAGTCAGATTTTAAGTATTGTCTATAAGACACCTGCAGTGGTTTTTGTTTTGGCCATTCTTGCCCCCTTGGTGCCAGGTTATTTATCCTATCGGACGACAGCTTTCTTTGTGACAGGCGATTACAGTCATGCCCTTGCCAGCGCGACTTTGGTAGTTATGTTAGCCCTTGTTATTTCTATTGGAATGGCAAGTGGAACGGTAATTCTAAAGCTTTATTACTACATCCGAAAACAACGAGGAATCTCTTCCTAA
- a CDS encoding threonine/serine exporter family protein, translated as MDESRELNAVIDVIMLAGTILLKSGSEIHRVEDTMIRIAHSQGIMDCNVLAMPAAIFFSIENTNISRMKRVTSSSYNIEKVCDVNQVSRELVGGQIDLSTAFTKLKEIGNQPLPYSKFQVTIAATLSAPFFSIMFGGNVYDAFGAAIATLFGFAFSLYVEKFIRIPFVTAFAGAFVFGLIAQFWARYTGFPSTADLIIAGAVMPFVPGIALTNAVRDIMTNHINSGMSKMFESLLITLALGAGTSVALVLMT; from the coding sequence ATGGACGAATCGAGAGAGTTGAATGCCGTCATTGATGTCATTATGTTAGCTGGAACCATTCTCTTGAAAAGTGGTTCGGAGATTCATCGGGTAGAGGATACCATGATTCGTATTGCCCATTCACAAGGGATTATGGATTGCAATGTACTTGCCATGCCCGCAGCTATTTTCTTTTCTATTGAAAATACTAATATTTCTCGAATGAAGCGGGTGACGTCATCCTCCTATAACATCGAAAAAGTTTGTGATGTCAACCAAGTATCTCGAGAACTTGTGGGTGGCCAGATTGATCTCTCTACAGCCTTTACAAAGCTTAAAGAAATCGGCAATCAACCCCTTCCTTATAGCAAGTTCCAAGTGACCATCGCAGCGACCCTTAGTGCCCCCTTCTTCTCGATTATGTTTGGGGGAAATGTCTATGACGCATTTGGTGCAGCTATTGCGACTTTATTTGGATTTGCCTTCTCTCTCTACGTCGAGAAGTTTATCCGAATTCCTTTTGTAACAGCCTTTGCGGGAGCCTTTGTTTTTGGCTTGATTGCCCAGTTCTGGGCCCGCTACACTGGATTTCCTTCGACAGCAGACCTAATCATAGCAGGAGCAGTCATGCCCTTTGTTCCAGGGATTGCTCTGACAAATGCGGTTCGGGATATCATGACTAACCATATCAACTCTGGTATGAGCAAGATGTTTGAATCTCTGCTCATTACCCTCGCTTTAGGGGCCGGCACTTCGGTCGCCCTGGTTTTGATGACATAA
- the pknB gene encoding Stk1 family PASTA domain-containing Ser/Thr kinase: MIQIGKIFAGRYRIVKQIGRGGMADVYLAKDLILDGEEVAVKVLRTNYQTDPIAVARFQREARAMADLDHPHIVRITDIGEEDGQQYLAMEYVAGLDLKRYIKEHYPLSNEEAVRIMGQILLAMRLAHTRGIVHRDLKPQNILLTPDGTAKVTDFGIAVAFAETSLTQTNSMLGSVHYLSPEQARGSKATFQSDIYAMGIIFYEMLTGHIPYDGDSAVTIALQHFQKPLPSVIAENPSVPQALENVVIKATAKKLTDRYQSVSEMYVDLSSSLSYNRRNEPKLVFDDASKADTKTLPKVPQSTLTSIPKAPAQEERPQPKKATQPVAEPAPAPKPAKKRKFKARYMILLASLLLVVASLIWILSRTPATIAIPDVAGQTVAEAKEALKKSKFEAGEEKSEASDTVAEGRVIRTDPEAGSGRKEGTKVNLVVSSGKQSFQLSNYVGRKYTEVVAELKEKKVPENLIQMEEEESSESEPGTILRQTPASGSTYDLSKATTITLTVAKKVTSVSMPNYIGSSLEFTKNNLTQIVGVKEANIEVIEVSTAPEGTAEGTVVSQTPKAGEKVDLASTRIKLSIYKPKTPPSTSSSNPAQRGNQGSTTTPNQGNQQGNQQGNNPPTNQPNNEGNRESSRD; this comes from the coding sequence ATGATCCAAATCGGCAAGATTTTTGCCGGGCGGTATCGGATTGTCAAGCAGATTGGTCGAGGAGGCATGGCAGATGTTTACTTGGCCAAGGATTTGATCCTAGACGGGGAAGAAGTGGCAGTGAAGGTCCTGAGGACCAACTACCAGACAGACCCTATTGCTGTGGCACGTTTCCAACGTGAAGCGAGAGCCATGGCGGATCTGGACCATCCTCATATCGTTCGGATAACAGATATTGGTGAGGAAGATGGTCAACAGTACCTAGCTATGGAATACGTAGCAGGTCTTGACCTCAAGCGTTATATCAAAGAACACTATCCTCTTTCAAACGAAGAAGCAGTTCGGATTATGGGACAAATCCTCTTAGCAATGCGCTTAGCCCATACTCGAGGAATCGTTCACCGGGATTTGAAACCTCAAAATATCCTACTGACCCCTGATGGCACAGCCAAGGTCACGGACTTTGGAATTGCAGTAGCCTTTGCGGAGACCAGTCTGACTCAGACAAACTCGATGCTAGGCTCCGTTCATTACTTGTCACCTGAGCAAGCGCGTGGTTCTAAAGCGACTTTCCAGAGCGATATCTATGCAATGGGGATTATCTTCTATGAGATGCTAACTGGTCACATTCCTTACGATGGGGATAGTGCAGTTACGATTGCTCTCCAGCATTTCCAGAAGCCTCTTCCATCAGTCATTGCTGAAAACCCATCTGTCCCTCAGGCTTTAGAAAATGTTGTCATCAAGGCAACTGCCAAGAAATTGACGGATCGCTATCAGTCTGTTTCGGAAATGTATGTAGATTTGTCGAGTAGTTTGTCCTACAATCGCCGAAATGAACCAAAATTGGTCTTTGATGATGCCAGCAAGGCAGATACCAAGACCTTGCCTAAAGTTCCACAAAGTACACTGACGTCTATTCCTAAAGCGCCTGCGCAGGAAGAGCGTCCTCAGCCAAAGAAAGCTACTCAACCAGTCGCTGAGCCAGCACCTGCACCAAAGCCAGCTAAAAAACGGAAGTTTAAAGCTCGCTATATGATTCTTTTAGCTAGCCTTCTATTGGTTGTAGCCTCTTTAATCTGGATTTTGTCAAGAACACCTGCAACGATTGCTATTCCTGACGTGGCTGGACAAACTGTTGCAGAAGCCAAAGAAGCACTCAAAAAATCCAAGTTTGAAGCTGGCGAAGAGAAATCGGAGGCTAGTGATACAGTAGCAGAAGGACGCGTTATTCGAACCGATCCAGAAGCTGGTAGTGGCCGAAAAGAAGGAACCAAGGTCAATTTGGTTGTCTCTTCTGGGAAGCAATCTTTCCAATTGAGCAATTACGTCGGACGCAAGTATACGGAAGTCGTGGCTGAACTCAAGGAGAAAAAGGTGCCAGAAAATCTAATCCAGATGGAAGAAGAAGAATCCAGCGAAAGCGAACCCGGAACCATCCTCAGACAAACCCCTGCTTCGGGTTCGACTTATGATCTCTCAAAAGCCACTACGATTACCTTAACAGTGGCTAAGAAGGTGACTAGTGTCAGCATGCCGAACTACATCGGTTCAAGTCTCGAGTTTACAAAGAATAACTTGACTCAGATTGTCGGAGTAAAAGAGGCTAATATTGAGGTTATTGAAGTATCGACTGCTCCTGAAGGAACAGCAGAAGGAACTGTTGTAAGTCAAACACCAAAAGCTGGTGAAAAGGTTGACCTTGCTAGCACGCGTATCAAACTTTCCATCTACAAACCAAAAACACCACCATCAACTTCATCCTCTAATCCTGCCCAACGTGGGAACCAAGGTTCTACAACAACACCAAATCAAGGGAACCAGCAAGGAAATCAACAAGGTAATAATCCTCCAACGAATCAACCAAACAATGAAGGAAACCGCGAAAGTTCTCGAGATTAA
- a CDS encoding Stp1/IreP family PP2C-type Ser/Thr phosphatase → MEIALLTDVGQKRTNNQDYVNHFVNRAGRTMILLADGMGGHRAGNIASEMAVTDLGVAWVDTQIDSVNEVREWFAHYLEIENQKIHQLGQDEDYKGMGTTLEAMAIIDNQAIYAHIGDSRIGLIRGEEYHQLTSDHSLVNELLKAGQLTPEEAEAHPQKNIITQSIGQKDEIQPDFGMITLESGDYLLLNSDGLTNMISASEIYDIVTSDISLADKAATLIRFANNAGGLDNITVALVYMNEEAAE, encoded by the coding sequence ATGGAAATAGCATTATTAACAGATGTTGGTCAGAAACGAACAAATAACCAAGACTATGTCAATCACTTTGTCAACCGAGCAGGACGCACTATGATCCTCTTGGCTGACGGGATGGGAGGGCACCGTGCAGGAAATATCGCTAGTGAAATGGCGGTAACAGACCTAGGCGTGGCTTGGGTGGATACCCAAATCGACTCAGTCAATGAAGTTCGTGAGTGGTTTGCCCACTACCTAGAGATTGAAAATCAAAAAATTCATCAACTAGGTCAGGACGAAGACTACAAAGGTATGGGAACTACGCTAGAAGCTATGGCTATTATTGACAACCAAGCTATCTATGCTCATATTGGAGATTCTCGTATCGGTTTGATTCGTGGAGAAGAGTACCACCAGTTGACCAGTGACCATTCCTTGGTCAATGAATTGCTCAAGGCTGGCCAGTTGACTCCAGAAGAAGCTGAAGCGCATCCCCAAAAAAATATCATCACTCAGTCCATCGGACAAAAAGATGAGATTCAACCAGATTTTGGAATGATTACACTGGAGTCAGGGGATTATCTCCTGCTCAACAGTGACGGCCTAACCAATATGATTTCGGCCAGCGAGATTTATGATATCGTAACCAGCGATATTTCCCTAGCAGACAAGGCGGCAACCCTCATTCGTTTCGCTAACAATGCAGGAGGTTTAGACAACATTACGGTTGCCCTTGTTTACATGAACGAGGAGGCAGCAGAATGA
- the rsmB gene encoding 16S rRNA (cytosine(967)-C(5))-methyltransferase RsmB: MTKVETARNLALAVLEDVFVNQAYSNIALNKHLKGSQLSAADKGLVTEIVYGTVARKLTLEWYLSHFIQDRDKLDNWLYVLLLMSAYQLRYLDKIPNHAVVNEAVELAKARKKGSEKLVNAVLRRILREGWPDIDSIKRKNKRDSIAYSIPVWLVSKLKEEYGEERAQAIFESLLVRNKASIRVTDLSRKEEIKAVLEASDSPLAASGLVKEQGHFAGHDLFSEGAITIQDESSQLVAPTLDLQGHEQVLDACAAPGGKTAHMASFLTSGKVTALDLYDHKLDLIQENAQRLGVADRVQTQKLDARKVHEFFGRDSFDKILVDAPCSGIGLLRRKPDIKYNKETADFTSLQEIQLEILGSVCQTLRKGGIITYSTCTIVSEENFQVVEAFLESHPEFEQVKLEHECKDILKDGCILITPELYGSDGFFISQFRKISD, from the coding sequence GTGACTAAAGTAGAAACGGCTAGAAATCTAGCTCTAGCAGTGTTAGAGGATGTTTTTGTCAACCAAGCATATTCAAATATTGCCTTAAATAAACACCTCAAGGGCAGTCAACTTTCAGCAGCAGACAAGGGTTTGGTGACTGAGATTGTCTACGGAACGGTAGCCCGCAAACTCACCTTAGAATGGTACCTGTCCCACTTTATCCAAGATCGAGACAAGCTAGATAACTGGCTCTATGTTCTTCTTCTCATGAGTGCCTACCAACTTCGGTATCTGGATAAGATTCCTAATCACGCTGTAGTCAATGAAGCGGTAGAGCTAGCCAAAGCCCGTAAAAAAGGCAGTGAAAAATTGGTCAACGCCGTCCTTCGTCGTATTTTGCGAGAAGGCTGGCCAGATATTGACAGCATCAAACGCAAAAATAAGCGTGATTCCATTGCCTATTCTATCCCAGTTTGGCTCGTGTCTAAACTTAAGGAAGAATACGGCGAAGAGCGAGCCCAAGCCATCTTTGAAAGCCTCTTGGTGCGCAACAAAGCCAGCATCCGAGTGACCGACTTGAGTCGAAAGGAGGAAATCAAAGCCGTGTTAGAGGCGAGTGATTCACCTTTGGCTGCTTCTGGTTTGGTCAAGGAGCAGGGACACTTTGCGGGACATGATTTGTTTTCAGAGGGTGCTATTACCATCCAAGACGAGTCCAGTCAATTGGTTGCTCCCACTCTTGATCTGCAAGGTCATGAGCAGGTCCTAGATGCCTGTGCAGCTCCGGGTGGGAAAACAGCCCATATGGCTTCTTTCCTCACATCTGGTAAGGTGACGGCTTTGGATCTTTATGATCACAAGTTGGACTTGATCCAAGAAAACGCCCAACGTCTGGGTGTGGCAGATCGAGTGCAAACGCAAAAATTGGATGCCAGAAAAGTGCATGAGTTTTTCGGTCGGGACTCTTTTGATAAGATTTTGGTAGATGCTCCCTGTTCTGGTATTGGGCTCTTACGTCGCAAACCAGATATCAAATACAATAAAGAAACGGCAGATTTCACGTCCCTACAGGAAATTCAGCTGGAAATATTAGGTAGTGTTTGTCAAACACTACGAAAAGGTGGTATAATAACGTATAGTACCTGTACTATTGTCTCTGAGGAGAACTTTCAAGTCGTTGAGGCGTTTTTAGAAAGTCATCCCGAGTTCGAGCAGGTTAAACTAGAACACGAATGTAAAGATATCCTGAAAGATGGCTGTATCCTGATTACTCCAGAATTGTATGGAAGTGATGGATTCTTCATTAGCCAATTTCGTAAGATATCAGATTAG
- the fmt gene encoding methionyl-tRNA formyltransferase produces MTKLIFMGTPDFSATVLKGLLSDDRYEILAVVTQPDRAVGRKKVIQETPVKQAAKEANLPIYQPEKLSGSLELEAIMNLGADGIVTAAFGQFLPSKLLDSMDFAVNVHASLLPKHRGGAPIHYALIQGDEEAGVTIMEMVKEMDAGDMISRRSIPITDEDNVGTLFEKLAIVGRDLLLDTLPGYLAGEIQPEPQDSSQVTFSPNIKPEEEKLDWTKTNRQLFNQIRGMNPWPVAHTFLKGDRFKIYEALPVEGQGNPGEILSIGKKDLIVATAEGALSLKQVQPAGKPKMDIASFLNGVGRTLTVGERFGD; encoded by the coding sequence ATGACAAAACTAATCTTTATGGGAACTCCCGATTTTTCAGCGACAGTTTTGAAGGGGTTGTTATCAGATGATCGTTACGAGATTCTAGCTGTTGTAACCCAGCCAGACCGTGCTGTCGGCCGTAAAAAAGTAATCCAAGAAACCCCAGTCAAGCAGGCTGCCAAAGAAGCAAATCTTCCTATCTACCAACCTGAAAAATTATCTGGAAGCTTAGAGCTGGAAGCTATTATGAATTTAGGAGCGGATGGGATTGTGACCGCTGCTTTTGGGCAGTTTCTCCCAAGCAAACTCCTTGATAGCATGGACTTTGCGGTCAATGTTCACGCCTCCCTTCTTCCCAAACACCGTGGTGGCGCCCCCATTCATTATGCCTTGATTCAAGGGGATGAGGAAGCTGGTGTGACTATCATGGAAATGGTCAAGGAGATGGACGCAGGTGATATGATTTCCCGTCGCAGTATTCCCATCACAGATGAGGACAATGTCGGCACCTTGTTTGAGAAATTGGCAATCGTTGGCCGTGATTTACTCTTGGATACACTACCTGGCTACCTAGCAGGAGAAATACAACCTGAACCACAAGATTCTAGTCAAGTCACTTTCTCGCCAAATATTAAGCCAGAAGAAGAGAAACTTGATTGGACTAAAACCAATCGCCAACTCTTCAACCAAATTAGAGGGATGAACCCATGGCCTGTTGCCCACACTTTTCTCAAGGGTGACCGCTTTAAGATTTATGAAGCCCTACCAGTAGAAGGTCAGGGAAATCCAGGTGAGATCCTCTCAATTGGCAAGAAGGACTTGATCGTCGCAACGGCTGAAGGAGCTCTGTCTCTCAAGCAAGTCCAGCCAGCAGGTAAGCCTAAGATGGACATTGCTTCCTTCCTCAACGGAGTTGGACGGACATTGACTGTAGGAGAACGATTTGGTGACTAA
- a CDS encoding primosomal protein N' — protein sequence MAIAKIIVDVPLMQTDQPYSYKVPEEFVDMLEVGMRVHVPFGKGNRLIQGIVLALESQSDEEVADQDLKEIAEVLDFSPVLTQEQLWLAEELRKSVFSYKISILKAMLPGFLNSSYDKILYPLEGLSQADKERLFGSEDSLAFSSLDLAKQAEMMRLTRKGLLRLEYQAVDQKKVKTQSWYEVDATRLEQIEISARAKKKAELRDYLLAHPESAPLASLLESYSREQVNFFVEQGALTLVHKEVQRSAAYFEGIEASRPLELNPEQRQARDAVIRAIGSQQPPFLLQGITGSGKTEVYLQIIQGALDKGKTAILLVPEISLTPQMTERFIARFGEKVAILHSGLSNGEKYDEWRKVERGDAQVVVGARSAIFAPIKNLGVIIIDEEHEASYKQDSNPRYHAREVAILRAQYNKAALVLGSATPSLESRARAGKGVYQHLRLTQRANPLATIPEVQLIDFRDYIGQNETSNFTPPLLEAIQDRLDKKEQVVLMLNRRGYSSFVMCRECGTVDSCPNCDISLTLHMDTKTMNCHYCGFSKGIPHVCPNCQSRSIRYYGTGTQKAYDELAELFPQARILRMDVDTTRRKGSHQALLDQFGRGEADILLGTQMIAKGLDFPNVTLVGVLNADTALNLPDFRSSERTFQLLTQVAGRAGRAEKAGQVLIQSYNPDHYAIRFAKDQDYEGFYAYEMSIRRQLGYPPYYFTIGITLSHKKEEEVVKRAYEVMGILRSGLSETSKILGPTPKPIARTHNLYHYQILIKYRLEDELGPTLNQVLALTQERENSKLRLSIDHEPQQFL from the coding sequence ATGGCTATCGCAAAGATTATCGTGGATGTTCCCCTGATGCAGACGGACCAGCCCTATAGCTACAAGGTCCCTGAGGAATTTGTAGACATGCTGGAAGTCGGTATGCGGGTCCATGTACCCTTCGGCAAGGGCAATCGTTTAATCCAAGGGATTGTGTTGGCCTTGGAGTCCCAGTCGGATGAAGAAGTTGCAGATCAGGACTTGAAAGAGATTGCAGAAGTCCTAGACTTTTCTCCAGTCTTGACTCAGGAGCAACTCTGGCTGGCTGAGGAGTTACGCAAGTCTGTCTTTTCTTACAAAATCTCCATCCTAAAAGCCATGCTTCCGGGATTTTTAAACTCCAGTTATGATAAGATTCTCTATCCTTTAGAAGGCCTAAGCCAGGCAGACAAAGAGCGTTTGTTTGGTTCAGAAGATTCGCTAGCCTTTTCATCTCTAGATTTGGCCAAGCAGGCAGAAATGATGCGTTTGACGAGAAAAGGTCTGCTCCGCTTAGAGTATCAGGCAGTCGATCAGAAGAAGGTCAAGACCCAGTCTTGGTATGAGGTTGATGCTACTCGACTAGAGCAGATTGAGATTTCTGCGCGTGCTAAGAAAAAGGCAGAGCTGAGAGACTATTTGCTAGCTCATCCTGAAAGTGCCCCTCTGGCTAGCTTGTTAGAGTCTTATTCGAGGGAGCAAGTCAACTTTTTTGTGGAGCAAGGTGCTCTAACCCTAGTCCACAAGGAAGTGCAACGTTCAGCTGCTTATTTCGAAGGTATTGAAGCAAGTAGACCTTTGGAGCTGAACCCAGAGCAAAGACAAGCTCGCGATGCGGTTATCAGAGCTATTGGCAGTCAGCAACCTCCTTTCCTCCTTCAAGGGATTACAGGAAGTGGGAAGACAGAGGTTTACTTGCAAATCATCCAAGGAGCCTTGGACAAGGGCAAGACAGCCATTTTGCTGGTGCCTGAGATTTCCCTGACGCCACAGATGACGGAACGTTTCATTGCTCGTTTTGGCGAGAAAGTAGCTATCCTCCACTCAGGCCTTTCCAATGGTGAAAAGTACGATGAATGGCGCAAGGTCGAGCGTGGAGATGCTCAAGTTGTGGTTGGAGCCAGATCGGCCATCTTTGCACCTATAAAAAATCTGGGTGTCATCATTATCGATGAAGAGCATGAAGCTAGTTACAAACAAGACAGCAATCCCCGTTATCATGCCAGAGAGGTCGCCATCTTACGGGCCCAGTACAATAAAGCAGCCCTGGTCCTTGGTTCAGCGACACCGAGCTTAGAGAGCCGTGCGCGTGCTGGAAAAGGTGTCTATCAACACTTACGTCTAACCCAACGGGCCAATCCTTTAGCCACTATTCCTGAGGTTCAATTGATTGACTTTCGTGACTATATCGGGCAGAATGAGACATCAAACTTTACGCCTCCTTTGCTAGAGGCCATCCAAGACCGTTTGGATAAAAAAGAACAGGTAGTCCTCATGCTCAACCGTCGGGGTTATTCTAGCTTTGTTATGTGTCGGGAGTGTGGAACGGTAGATAGCTGTCCCAACTGTGATATTTCTCTGACTCTCCACATGGATACCAAGACCATGAACTGCCATTACTGTGGCTTTTCGAAGGGAATTCCTCATGTCTGTCCCAACTGTCAGAGCCGCAGTATTCGTTACTATGGGACGGGGACTCAGAAAGCCTATGATGAGCTAGCAGAGCTCTTTCCTCAGGCTCGCATTCTGCGGATGGATGTGGATACGACCCGCAGGAAGGGGAGTCACCAAGCTCTTCTTGACCAGTTTGGCCGAGGGGAAGCAGACATCTTGCTGGGAACGCAGATGATTGCCAAGGGCTTGGATTTTCCAAATGTAACCCTAGTAGGAGTGCTCAATGCGGATACGGCCTTGAATCTGCCTGATTTTCGTTCTTCCGAGAGAACCTTCCAACTCTTAACTCAGGTGGCTGGTCGGGCAGGTCGTGCGGAAAAAGCTGGGCAGGTCTTGATCCAGTCTTACAATCCTGATCACTATGCCATTCGATTTGCCAAAGACCAAGACTACGAAGGCTTTTACGCCTATGAAATGAGTATCAGGCGCCAACTCGGCTATCCGCCTTATTATTTCACTATTGGGATTACCCTCTCTCACAAGAAAGAAGAAGAGGTTGTCAAACGTGCCTATGAAGTCATGGGAATTTTGCGCTCAGGTTTATCGGAAACTAGTAAAATCCTTGGACCGACACCAAAACCCATTGCTCGCACCCACAACCTTTACCATTACCAGATTTTGATTAAATACCGTTTAGAAGATGAGCTGGGACCAACCCTCAACCAGGTCTTGGCCTTGACTCAAGAACGGGAAAATAGCAAGCTTCGTCTCAGCATTGACCACGAACCGCAGCAATTTTTATAA
- the rpoZ gene encoding DNA-directed RNA polymerase subunit omega — translation MMLKPSIDTLLDKVPSKYSLVILLAKRAHELEAGAPATQEFKSEKSTLRALEEIESGNVTIHPDPEGKREAVRLRIEEEKRRKEEEEKKIKEQIAKEKEDGEKI, via the coding sequence ATGATGCTTAAACCCTCTATCGATACCTTGCTGGACAAGGTACCATCAAAATATTCACTCGTAATCTTGTTAGCAAAACGTGCCCACGAATTAGAAGCTGGAGCACCTGCAACTCAAGAATTCAAATCTGAAAAATCAACTCTTCGTGCTTTGGAAGAAATCGAGTCTGGAAATGTAACCATTCACCCAGATCCAGAAGGAAAACGTGAAGCGGTTCGTCTCCGTATCGAAGAAGAAAAACGCCGCAAAGAAGAAGAAGAAAAGAAAATCAAAGAGCAAATTGCTAAAGAAAAAGAAGATGGTGAAAAAATTTAA
- the gmk gene encoding guanylate kinase produces the protein MADRGLLIVFSGPSGVGKGTVRREIFESSENQFQYSVSMTTRAQRPGEVDGVDYFFRTREEFEELIRQGQMLEYAEYVGNYYGTPLTYVNETLDKGIDVFLEIEVQGALQVKKKVPDAVFIFLTPPDLDELQDRLVGRGTDSAEVIAQRIEKAKEEIALMREYDYAIVNDQVPLAAERVKRVIEAEHFRVDRVIGHYQEMLPKSPTTR, from the coding sequence ATGGCAGACCGAGGCTTGCTAATCGTTTTTTCTGGTCCTTCAGGAGTTGGGAAAGGAACGGTTAGAAGAGAGATTTTTGAGAGTTCTGAGAATCAATTTCAATACTCTGTATCGATGACGACGCGTGCGCAACGTCCTGGTGAAGTGGATGGAGTGGACTATTTCTTCCGTACTCGTGAAGAATTTGAAGAGTTGATCCGTCAAGGTCAGATGTTGGAATATGCAGAATATGTTGGTAACTATTATGGAACTCCTCTGACTTATGTCAATGAAACTTTGGACAAGGGAATCGATGTCTTTCTTGAGATTGAAGTGCAAGGAGCCCTTCAGGTTAAGAAAAAGGTTCCAGACGCTGTCTTTATCTTTCTAACACCACCAGATTTGGATGAATTACAAGATCGTTTGGTAGGTCGTGGAACAGATAGCGCTGAAGTGATTGCCCAACGAATCGAAAAAGCTAAGGAAGAAATTGCTCTCATGCGTGAGTATGATTATGCCATCGTCAACGATCAGGTGCCCCTCGCTGCTGAACGTGTCAAGCGTGTGATCGAAGCAGAACACTTCCGTGTGGACCGTGTCATTGGTCACTATCAGGAAATGTTGCCAAAATCTCCAACTACTCGATAA